From one Bacteroides fragilis NCTC 9343 genomic stretch:
- a CDS encoding glycosyltransferase family 2 protein, translated as MINIVIPMAGAGSRFAQAGYKKPKPFIDVLGRPMICHVLDNLNMPDARFILLTRKEHFENEQETVNWIKSKYNVEFVLIDNLTEGAACTVLHAHKLIDNNTPLLIANSDQIVDMNIAEFINDSENRNLDGSVLCFKDHDTKWSYAKIDGEGLITEIREKVVISEFATVGIYYFAKGGFFVKNAIDMIIRNERVKNEFYVAPVYNFGIQEGLKFGIFNININQMHGIGTPTDLNVYIDLVQRNK; from the coding sequence ATGATTAATATTGTGATTCCTATGGCCGGAGCGGGTAGTCGCTTCGCACAAGCCGGTTATAAAAAGCCAAAGCCATTCATTGATGTATTAGGTAGGCCTATGATTTGTCATGTTTTGGATAACTTGAATATGCCTGATGCTAGGTTTATTCTTTTAACTCGTAAAGAGCATTTTGAGAATGAACAAGAAACTGTGAACTGGATAAAATCAAAATACAATGTCGAATTTGTGTTAATAGATAATTTGACGGAAGGAGCAGCCTGTACAGTGCTTCATGCTCATAAACTTATTGATAATAATACTCCGTTATTAATTGCTAATTCGGATCAGATAGTGGATATGAACATTGCTGAATTTATCAATGATAGTGAGAATCGAAATTTAGATGGTTCAGTGTTGTGTTTTAAAGATCATGATACAAAATGGTCTTATGCCAAAATAGATGGTGAAGGTTTAATAACTGAGATAAGAGAGAAAGTTGTTATTTCGGAATTTGCAACTGTCGGTATCTACTATTTTGCGAAAGGAGGTTTTTTTGTAAAAAATGCAATTGATATGATTATACGTAATGAACGTGTAAAAAATGAATTCTATGTTGCACCGGTTTACAATTTTGGAATACAAGAGGGACTTAAATTCGGAATATTTAATATAAACATAAATCAAATGCATGGAA
- a CDS encoding glycosyltransferase family 2 protein, which yields MNVIALMAGDSNDFKEKGYTYPKYFLELDNKPLVQNIVESLKKIDCKITFIIRKEDNDQFFLGSSLKILAPFADVVCISGSTKGAVCTTLFAIDSINNEDEVLLINGDQLVKYDINDIIADFRERNLDGGIVTFESVHPRWSYVCLDEQGLVVQTSEKRPISNVATAGIYYYKRGLDLVESCFSVLKKDVQLNGSYYISSTFNELILRQKKVGVYKIDKKEYISFATTQMYENYINKK from the coding sequence ATGAACGTAATTGCATTGATGGCTGGAGACAGTAATGACTTCAAAGAGAAAGGCTATACTTATCCTAAATATTTTTTAGAACTAGATAATAAACCTCTTGTACAGAACATTGTGGAGTCTCTTAAAAAGATAGACTGTAAAATCACTTTTATTATTCGTAAGGAAGATAATGATCAGTTCTTCTTAGGAAGTTCATTGAAGATTTTAGCACCATTTGCGGATGTCGTTTGTATTTCTGGTTCCACAAAAGGAGCTGTATGTACCACTTTGTTTGCTATTGATTCAATAAATAATGAAGATGAGGTATTGCTGATTAATGGGGATCAATTGGTGAAGTACGATATAAATGATATTATTGCTGATTTTAGAGAAAGAAACTTAGACGGCGGCATAGTTACTTTTGAGTCCGTTCATCCCAGATGGAGCTATGTTTGTTTGGACGAGCAAGGCTTGGTGGTGCAAACAAGTGAAAAACGTCCTATTTCTAATGTTGCAACAGCTGGAATTTATTATTATAAAAGGGGCTTGGATTTAGTGGAATCATGCTTTTCGGTTCTAAAAAAAGATGTTCAGCTAAATGGTAGTTATTATATAAGTTCTACTTTTAATGAATTGATATTGAGACAAAAAAAAGTAGGTGTATATAAAATTGATAAAAAGGAATATATATCGTTTGCGACGACTCAAATGTATGAAAACTATATAAACAAGAAATAA
- a CDS encoding HAD family hydrolase: MDKIKAVIFDMDGVLIDAKEWHYEALNKALRLFGFEISRYDHLVTFDGLPTAKKLEMMTVERGLPKSLHQLINDMKQIYTMEYVYMKCKPLFVHQYALSRLKSEGFRLALASNSVRVTIDMMMEKADLNQYLDFSLSNQDVKKSKPDPEIYITAINRLGLSPEECLVVEDNQNGVKAALASGANLLKVETINDVTYSNIINRINEIENNI, encoded by the coding sequence ATGGATAAAATTAAGGCTGTTATATTTGACATGGATGGGGTTCTTATTGATGCCAAAGAATGGCATTATGAGGCTTTGAATAAGGCTTTAAGGCTTTTTGGATTTGAAATATCTAGATATGACCATTTGGTTACATTTGATGGTTTGCCGACAGCGAAAAAACTCGAAATGATGACGGTAGAGAGGGGGCTTCCGAAAAGCTTACATCAATTGATCAATGATATGAAGCAAATATATACGATGGAGTACGTATATATGAAATGTAAGCCTCTTTTTGTTCATCAATATGCTTTATCACGCTTAAAATCGGAAGGTTTTCGTTTGGCACTGGCCTCGAATTCGGTACGGGTTACCATAGATATGATGATGGAGAAAGCAGATTTGAATCAATATTTAGATTTCTCTTTATCTAATCAAGATGTAAAAAAATCCAAACCTGATCCGGAAATTTATATTACGGCAATAAACAGGCTGGGTTTGTCTCCTGAAGAATGTCTGGTAGTGGAAGACAATCAGAATGGGGTTAAAGCAGCTTTAGCCAGTGGAGCTAATCTTCTCAAAGTAGAGACAATCAATGACGTCACCTACTCGAATATAATTAATCGTATAAATGAAATAGAGAATAATATATGA
- a CDS encoding PI-PLC domain-containing protein, translated as MEIIAHRGFWNKESEKNTLTAIKRAIDNGYGFETDYRDNNGTIVISHNMPLGNEPTAEEIFRLYRDSGTESTLALNIKADGLQELLKDMLNTYQIKKYFLFDMSIPDTIDYILDNMNIATRHSEYEKEFPFYSQSSYVWMDCFKSEWISWGNLEEHLKSGKKVCIVSPELHRRPYKEVWNKYASFNHANLMLCTDFPMEADFFFNK; from the coding sequence ATGGAAATAATAGCTCATAGAGGATTCTGGAATAAAGAGTCTGAGAAGAATACCTTAACTGCAATCAAGCGTGCTATTGATAATGGTTATGGCTTTGAAACAGATTATAGAGATAATAACGGTACAATTGTAATATCTCATAATATGCCGTTGGGTAATGAGCCTACTGCTGAGGAAATTTTCAGATTGTATCGTGATAGTGGTACGGAAAGCACCCTAGCTTTGAATATAAAAGCAGATGGCCTGCAAGAGTTATTAAAGGACATGCTAAATACATATCAGATAAAGAAATATTTTTTATTTGATATGTCTATACCTGATACAATAGATTATATTCTTGATAATATGAATATAGCTACCCGGCACTCAGAATATGAAAAAGAATTTCCTTTTTACAGTCAATCCTCTTATGTTTGGATGGATTGTTTTAAAAGTGAGTGGATTAGCTGGGGTAATTTGGAAGAGCATCTTAAAAGTGGTAAAAAAGTATGTATTGTCTCACCAGAATTGCACAGACGTCCATATAAAGAAGTTTGGAACAAGTATGCAAGTTTCAATCATGCTAACTTGATGTTATGTACAGATTTTCCTATGGAAGCTGACTTTTTTTTTAATAAATAA
- a CDS encoding UpxZ family transcription anti-terminator antagonist: MLSLQSEIDSLCAVSHELLHLGLDGEPIYSDRFRQLNTDVYHRCEHLFGSHGRTLEEEASLCIALLTGYNATIYNHGDKEDKIQSVLNRSWDLLDTLPVSLLKCRLLVACYAEVFDEELAAEAHAIIDGWKERELTREEFEMVEHLRRLEENPYPYVDIVD, from the coding sequence ATGTTGTCTTTGCAATCAGAAATCGATTCTTTGTGCGCCGTTTCGCACGAACTTCTCCATTTAGGTCTGGATGGCGAACCCATCTACTCCGACCGTTTCCGTCAGTTGAATACGGATGTGTATCATCGTTGTGAGCATCTTTTCGGTTCACATGGACGTACCCTCGAAGAGGAAGCTTCTCTTTGTATCGCTTTGTTGACCGGCTATAATGCTACCATTTATAATCACGGTGATAAGGAAGATAAAATCCAGTCGGTCCTCAATCGTAGTTGGGATCTCTTGGATACACTTCCCGTCTCTCTGCTGAAATGTCGTTTGTTGGTAGCCTGTTACGCCGAGGTCTTTGACGAAGAGCTGGCGGCGGAGGCACATGCAATAATAGACGGTTGGAAGGAGCGGGAATTGACGAGGGAAGAGTTTGAGATGGTGGAGCATTTAAGGCGTTTGGAGGAAAATCCGTATCCATATGTGGATATAGTTGATTAA